In Flavobacterium sp. N1736, the following are encoded in one genomic region:
- a CDS encoding glycoside hydrolase family 3 C-terminal domain-containing protein: MKNKILYLSAALAFAVFTSCKSDVKTADSETAQKEYQGKEIGSEFDAEIDKLVSQMTLEEKIGMLHGNSMFTSGGVKRLGIPELKMADGPLGVREEISRDNWAPAGLTNDFATYYPAGGGLAATWNAEMAYTFGNSVGQELRARDKDMLLSPAINIVRTPLGGRTYEYMSEDPFLNKKIAVPLIVGLQDNDVMACVKHFAANNQETNRDFVDVRMDERTLREIYLPAFEASIKEAHAYAVMGAYNKFRGEYLCENDYMLNKILRNEWGFKGVVVSDWAAVHSTVKSLESGLDIEMGTPKPFNEFFLADKLIAAAKNKEISEAELDKHVKRILRTLFQVKAMGSQSKDRVKGSISTEAHYQDAYKIAAEDIVLLKNENNALPLKLDGVKSIAVIGNNATKKNALGGFGAGVKTKREITPLEGLKNRLPSSIKINYAEGYLERYDEKNKGKLGDITLNGPVTIDQLDPAKVQEAVEAAKKSDVAIIFAGSNRDYETEASDRRNLKLPFGQEELIQKVIAANPRTIVVMVAGAPFDIDAVTKKTSALVWSWFNGSEGGNALADVILGKVNPSGKLPWTMPKQIMDSPAHATNSFPGGKTANYGEGILVGYRWFDTKNIAPLFPFGYGLSYTTFAFDNAKTDKTSYGQNETITVWIDVKNTGKVDGKEVVQLYTSKADSKITRAAQELKGFQKILVKAGNSETVTIKVPVKELAYYDVAAKKWTIEPGKYTLKLGNSSRDIKKEIVVTIK, encoded by the coding sequence ATGAAAAACAAAATTTTATACCTGTCAGCCGCATTGGCTTTTGCAGTATTTACATCTTGTAAAAGTGATGTAAAAACAGCAGATTCTGAAACAGCGCAAAAAGAATATCAAGGCAAAGAAATAGGATCAGAATTTGATGCAGAAATCGATAAGTTAGTTTCTCAAATGACATTGGAGGAAAAAATAGGCATGTTGCACGGAAACAGTATGTTTACTTCCGGCGGCGTAAAACGCTTAGGAATTCCTGAATTAAAAATGGCCGACGGACCGCTTGGTGTTCGTGAAGAAATCTCGCGAGACAATTGGGCACCGGCAGGTTTGACAAATGATTTTGCAACCTATTATCCGGCAGGCGGAGGTTTAGCCGCAACCTGGAATGCTGAAATGGCGTATACTTTTGGAAATAGTGTTGGACAGGAATTGCGTGCGAGAGACAAAGATATGTTGCTTTCGCCGGCAATTAATATCGTAAGAACGCCGCTTGGCGGAAGAACTTACGAATACATGAGTGAAGATCCGTTTTTGAATAAAAAAATTGCAGTGCCGTTAATTGTTGGTTTACAAGACAACGATGTTATGGCTTGCGTAAAACATTTTGCAGCAAACAATCAGGAAACTAATCGTGACTTTGTAGATGTAAGAATGGACGAACGTACACTTCGCGAAATTTATCTTCCGGCATTTGAAGCATCTATAAAAGAAGCGCACGCTTATGCAGTTATGGGCGCTTACAACAAATTTAGAGGCGAATATTTGTGTGAGAATGATTATATGCTAAATAAAATCCTGCGTAACGAATGGGGATTTAAAGGCGTTGTAGTTTCAGATTGGGCTGCGGTACATTCTACAGTAAAATCTTTAGAAAGTGGTTTGGATATTGAAATGGGAACTCCAAAACCATTCAATGAATTTTTCCTTGCCGATAAATTAATCGCTGCTGCAAAAAACAAAGAGATTTCAGAAGCAGAATTGGATAAACATGTAAAAAGAATTTTACGTACTTTATTTCAGGTAAAAGCTATGGGAAGCCAAAGTAAAGACCGTGTAAAAGGAAGTATTTCGACAGAAGCACATTATCAGGACGCTTATAAAATTGCAGCAGAAGACATCGTTTTATTGAAAAATGAAAACAATGCATTGCCATTAAAATTAGACGGAGTAAAATCGATTGCAGTAATTGGAAACAACGCTACGAAGAAAAATGCTCTTGGCGGATTTGGTGCAGGCGTTAAAACAAAAAGAGAAATTACTCCGCTTGAAGGTTTAAAAAACAGATTGCCATCGTCAATTAAAATCAATTATGCCGAAGGATATTTAGAGCGTTACGACGAAAAAAATAAAGGGAAATTAGGCGATATTACCTTAAACGGTCCCGTAACTATAGATCAATTAGATCCTGCAAAAGTTCAGGAAGCGGTAGAAGCAGCTAAAAAATCGGATGTTGCAATTATTTTTGCGGGTTCAAACCGTGATTATGAAACAGAAGCTTCAGATCGTAGAAATTTAAAATTACCATTTGGGCAGGAAGAATTGATTCAGAAAGTAATAGCAGCAAACCCAAGAACAATTGTAGTTATGGTTGCCGGAGCACCTTTTGATATTGATGCAGTAACCAAAAAAACATCAGCTTTAGTTTGGTCTTGGTTTAATGGTTCAGAAGGAGGAAATGCTTTGGCAGATGTAATTTTAGGAAAAGTAAATCCATCAGGAAAATTACCGTGGACAATGCCTAAACAAATTATGGATTCTCCGGCACACGCAACAAACAGTTTCCCAGGAGGAAAAACAGCAAATTATGGTGAAGGAATTTTGGTAGGATACCGTTGGTTTGATACTAAAAATATCGCGCCGTTATTTCCTTTCGGATACGGATTATCATACACCACTTTTGCTTTTGATAATGCAAAAACAGACAAAACTTCGTACGGACAAAACGAAACAATCACGGTTTGGATTGATGTAAAAAACACCGGAAAAGTTGATGGAAAAGAAGTTGTTCAGTTGTACACTTCAAAAGCAGATTCGAAAATAACACGCGCGGCACAGGAATTAAAAGGTTTCCAAAAAATATTAGTAAAAGCAGGAAATTCAGAAACCGTAACCATTAAAGTTCCGGTAAAAGAATTAGCATATTATGATGTTGCAGCCAAAAAATGGACAATTGAGCCAGGAAAATATACTTTGAAATTAGGAAATTCTTCAAGAGACATCAAGAAAGAAATTGTTGTAACGATCAAGTAA
- a CDS encoding GH39 family glycosyl hydrolase, which produces MKKYSTILFLSLLLININLFGQNSNAVKSDERIIKVDYNKSAGKLNTMFKECIGAGRANEGLRADWQQQLAMAKQECDFKYIRMHGLLSDDMAVYREDSNGNPEYNYQYIDALYDFILSIKMKPFVELGFMPNALASGSQTIFWWKGNVTPPKDYKKWEDLIRNLTQHFKERYGDEEVKTWYFEVWNEPNLSPGFWTGTQAEYFKLYEYAARGIKSVNPAYKVGGPATAGAGWVPETIDFCTKNNVPLDFISTHTYGVKQGYLDEFGTSGTVLNKEDSSISGDVINSRQQISNSAKPKLELHYTEWSTSYTPADPIHDSYHSAAYILQKLKQVGNAANSMSYWVFTDIFEEPGPRFTPFHGGFGLLNTQGIKKPAYFSYSFLNKLGETELQNNDKSSWATKNAKGDVQLLVWDFTNTHPGDKVWNQTYYVQDLPSQPKGTLKIEVEGLKKGKYNLEIYKVGYKTNDAYADYLAMGKPSQLSREQVNIIKQKNNGALWATEKVTIDAKGTYSKDFKINENDVFLLNFVKL; this is translated from the coding sequence ATGAAAAAATATTCAACAATACTATTTCTTTCATTACTTCTAATCAATATTAATTTGTTTGGACAAAATTCGAATGCGGTAAAATCTGACGAAAGAATCATAAAAGTCGATTACAACAAAAGCGCAGGAAAACTGAACACTATGTTCAAAGAATGTATTGGCGCCGGAAGAGCAAACGAAGGTTTACGCGCCGATTGGCAACAGCAATTGGCAATGGCAAAACAAGAATGTGATTTTAAATACATCAGAATGCACGGTTTATTGTCTGATGATATGGCGGTTTATCGCGAAGATTCAAATGGAAATCCCGAATACAATTATCAATATATCGATGCTTTATATGATTTTATATTGAGCATAAAGATGAAACCTTTTGTAGAATTAGGATTTATGCCTAATGCATTGGCAAGCGGAAGTCAGACTATTTTTTGGTGGAAGGGAAATGTTACGCCTCCAAAAGATTATAAAAAATGGGAAGATTTAATTCGAAATCTAACCCAGCATTTCAAAGAACGTTACGGAGATGAAGAAGTAAAAACATGGTATTTTGAAGTTTGGAACGAACCTAATTTATCTCCGGGTTTCTGGACAGGAACGCAGGCAGAATATTTCAAATTATATGAATATGCTGCACGCGGCATCAAAAGTGTAAATCCGGCTTATAAAGTGGGCGGACCTGCAACAGCGGGAGCAGGCTGGGTTCCGGAAACAATAGACTTTTGCACTAAAAACAATGTTCCGTTAGATTTTATTTCGACACATACTTATGGTGTAAAACAAGGATATTTAGATGAATTCGGAACATCGGGAACAGTTTTAAATAAAGAAGATTCGAGTATAAGCGGCGATGTAATTAATTCACGTCAACAAATTTCAAATTCGGCAAAGCCAAAATTAGAATTACATTATACAGAATGGAGCACATCATATACTCCTGCAGATCCAATTCATGATAGTTACCATTCAGCAGCTTATATTTTGCAGAAACTAAAACAAGTTGGCAATGCGGCAAATTCCATGTCGTATTGGGTTTTTACCGATATTTTTGAAGAACCGGGTCCAAGATTTACACCGTTTCACGGCGGTTTCGGATTATTAAATACACAAGGAATCAAAAAACCGGCTTATTTCTCGTATTCTTTTTTGAATAAATTAGGAGAAACAGAACTTCAAAATAACGACAAATCTTCGTGGGCAACTAAAAACGCAAAAGGCGATGTACAATTGTTGGTTTGGGATTTTACGAATACGCATCCGGGAGATAAAGTATGGAATCAAACCTATTATGTTCAGGATTTACCATCACAGCCAAAAGGAACTTTAAAAATTGAAGTTGAAGGTTTGAAAAAAGGAAAATACAATCTCGAAATCTACAAAGTAGGTTATAAAACAAATGACGCTTACGCAGATTATCTCGCCATGGGAAAACCAAGTCAGTTATCGCGAGAGCAGGTAAATATCATTAAACAAAAAAACAATGGCGCTTTATGGGCGACTGAAAAAGTAACCATTGATGCAAAAGGAACTTATAGCAAAGATTTTAAAATCAATGAAAACGATGTTTTTTTATTGAATTTTGTAAAGCTTTAA
- a CDS encoding glycoside hydrolase family 97 protein has product MKNYLILPALILSVSIGYSQKSKNAYELASPNGQNKIKFELVKNAPKYAVSHGKTEVITPSDMGFLLKGNENLSSDFEIKSVKNSTFDETWEQVWGEKKNIRNHYNQLSVQLQQKAGNKRKLEIQFRAFDDGIAFRYVYPKQSVKDSIFIMDEKTTFNLKEDGKAWWIPANRENRDEYLFKDAPVSTLDTVLTPLTIESKSGLALSFHEANLVDFASMTLVNTTGTQLKSDLVPWADGVKVRVKDTFTSSWRTLQIGETPADLITSYLILNLNEPNKLKNTASYFKPYKYFGIWWGMHIGKYTFWESDKQGATTKHAEEYIDFTAKEGFHHLLIEGWNKGWTPAWYENHMHMFSFTKSADNFDLEKVVDYGNKKGVALIGYHETGSNLINYLKEVDEGFALYKKLGIHSVKIGHVGSKLNMKQMHFGQFGVNYFRYILEKAAQYDLAVLYHESIKDTGERRTFPNMVSREAARGQEYNAWSEGNPPNHLTIIPFTRLLSGPMDYTPGIFDVEVKQGYPGKRVHGTAAQQLALYVTIYAPIQMMADLPENYEGKPALQFLKDVPTDWEDTKVLEGKIGEYITTARKDRNSADWYLGTITNENARDVNVSLSFLDPNATYEAQIYADAEGTDETHNPAEIAISKKTVKSSDSLKLHLGGAGGTAIRLKKL; this is encoded by the coding sequence ATGAAAAATTACCTCATTCTTCCCGCTTTAATCCTCTCCGTTTCGATTGGATACAGTCAGAAAAGTAAAAATGCTTATGAATTGGCATCGCCAAACGGGCAAAACAAAATTAAATTTGAGTTAGTAAAAAACGCTCCGAAATATGCTGTTTCACACGGAAAAACCGAAGTGATTACACCATCAGATATGGGTTTTTTATTAAAAGGAAATGAAAATTTAAGTTCTGATTTTGAAATCAAAAGTGTGAAAAATTCCACTTTCGACGAAACCTGGGAACAAGTTTGGGGAGAAAAGAAAAACATCAGAAATCATTACAACCAGCTTTCGGTTCAATTACAGCAAAAAGCAGGAAACAAACGTAAACTGGAAATTCAGTTTCGCGCGTTTGATGACGGAATTGCTTTTAGATATGTGTATCCAAAACAAAGTGTAAAAGACAGTATTTTCATTATGGATGAAAAAACGACTTTTAACCTAAAAGAAGATGGAAAAGCATGGTGGATTCCCGCAAACAGAGAAAACCGCGACGAATATCTTTTTAAAGATGCTCCTGTAAGTACACTTGATACGGTTTTGACTCCGCTAACAATCGAAAGCAAAAGCGGATTAGCATTAAGTTTTCATGAAGCAAACTTAGTAGATTTTGCCAGTATGACTTTGGTAAACACAACCGGAACTCAGCTAAAATCAGACTTAGTGCCGTGGGCAGATGGCGTAAAAGTTCGTGTAAAAGATACATTTACCTCTTCATGGAGAACACTTCAAATTGGAGAAACTCCGGCAGATTTAATTACATCTTATTTGATTTTAAACCTGAACGAACCAAACAAATTAAAAAATACAGCAAGTTATTTCAAACCATACAAATACTTCGGAATTTGGTGGGGAATGCATATTGGAAAATATACTTTTTGGGAAAGCGACAAACAAGGCGCTACAACAAAACATGCCGAAGAATATATCGATTTTACGGCAAAAGAAGGCTTTCATCATTTATTGATCGAAGGATGGAACAAAGGCTGGACGCCGGCATGGTATGAAAACCACATGCACATGTTTAGTTTTACTAAAAGTGCAGACAATTTCGATTTAGAAAAAGTAGTAGATTACGGAAACAAAAAAGGTGTAGCGCTTATTGGTTACCACGAAACAGGTTCAAACTTAATTAACTACTTAAAAGAAGTTGACGAAGGTTTTGCGTTGTACAAAAAACTGGGAATTCATTCCGTTAAAATTGGACACGTAGGTTCGAAATTAAATATGAAACAAATGCACTTCGGGCAATTTGGAGTAAACTATTTCAGATACATTTTAGAAAAAGCAGCACAATATGATTTAGCCGTATTGTATCACGAATCTATAAAAGATACCGGAGAACGCAGAACTTTTCCAAACATGGTTTCAAGAGAAGCAGCGCGTGGACAGGAATACAACGCTTGGAGCGAAGGAAATCCGCCAAATCACTTAACGATTATCCCGTTTACAAGATTGCTTTCAGGACCAATGGATTACACACCGGGAATTTTTGATGTTGAGGTAAAACAAGGTTACCCGGGAAAAAGAGTTCACGGAACAGCAGCGCAGCAATTAGCATTGTATGTTACGATTTATGCACCAATCCAGATGATGGCAGATTTACCTGAAAATTATGAAGGAAAACCAGCATTACAATTCCTAAAAGATGTTCCAACAGATTGGGAAGATACAAAAGTATTAGAAGGAAAAATAGGAGAATACATCACCACAGCGCGTAAAGACAGAAACAGCGCCGATTGGTATTTAGGAACAATTACAAATGAAAATGCAAGAGACGTAAATGTTTCTTTATCATTCCTGGATCCAAACGCAACTTACGAAGCTCAGATTTACGCTGACGCCGAAGGAACTGATGAAACACATAATCCTGCTGAAATCGCAATTTCGAAAAAAACGGTAAAATCTTCAGATTCACTAAAATTACATTTAGGCGGCGCCGGAGGAACAGCAATTAGATTAAAAAAATTATAG